Proteins co-encoded in one Acidimicrobiales bacterium genomic window:
- the mraY gene encoding phospho-N-acetylmuramoyl-pentapeptide-transferase, whose product MIAIFFSGAVAMVVALVGTRLLIGWLQRHGIGQPIREDGPEGHVTKAGTPTMGGVMIVIAAVLGYAAAHLLNGAITTRSGVLGLLTMAAAGAIGLADDWIKVVNRRSLGLNKRWKFGLQLVMAGGFAWAALRWVGVGTHLAFTRWDYPGIQLHQWGWLILAVLIITGATNAVNLTDGLDGLAAGSSTFAFSALIVMGYWQFRHFEIYRLYHALDLALLAAALAGACAGFLWWNAAPARIFMGDTGALAIGAGLAVLALEMNLHLLLPILGGLFVIETLSVVVQVISYRVFHRRVFRMAPLHHHFELLGWPETTVIVRFWILAGACTALALGLFYADFLRFGNPG is encoded by the coding sequence GTGATCGCCATCTTCTTCTCCGGGGCGGTGGCGATGGTCGTGGCCCTGGTCGGCACGCGGCTGCTCATCGGCTGGCTGCAACGGCACGGGATCGGGCAGCCGATCCGGGAGGACGGACCGGAGGGCCACGTCACCAAGGCGGGTACCCCGACCATGGGCGGGGTCATGATCGTCATCGCCGCCGTGCTCGGCTATGCCGCCGCCCATCTGTTGAACGGGGCCATCACGACCCGCTCCGGCGTGCTGGGTCTGCTGACCATGGCGGCCGCCGGGGCCATCGGTCTGGCCGACGACTGGATCAAGGTGGTGAACCGGCGCAGCCTCGGCCTCAACAAGCGGTGGAAGTTCGGGCTGCAGCTGGTCATGGCGGGGGGGTTCGCGTGGGCGGCCCTGCGCTGGGTCGGGGTAGGGACCCATCTGGCGTTCACGCGGTGGGACTACCCCGGCATCCAGCTGCACCAGTGGGGCTGGCTGATCCTGGCCGTGCTGATCATCACCGGCGCGACCAACGCCGTGAACCTGACCGACGGGCTCGACGGGCTGGCGGCGGGCTCGTCCACCTTCGCCTTCTCGGCCCTCATCGTCATGGGGTACTGGCAGTTCCGCCACTTCGAGATCTACCGGCTCTACCACGCCCTCGACCTGGCCCTCCTGGCCGCGGCGCTGGCAGGAGCGTGCGCCGGGTTCCTGTGGTGGAACGCGGCGCCGGCGCGGATCTTCATGGGCGACACGGGGGCGCTGGCCATCGGGGCCGGTCTGGCCGTGCTCGCGCTCGAGATGAACCTGCACCTCCTCCTCCCGATCCTCGGCGGCCTGTTCGTGATCGAGACGCTGTCGGTAGTCGTGCAGGTGATCAGCTACCGCGTCTTCCACCGCCGGGTGTTCCGCATGGCCCCGCTGCACCACCACTTCGAGCTGCTCGGATGGCCGGAGACGACCGTGATCGTGCGCTTCTGGATCCTGGCCGGGGCGTGCACGGCGCTGGCGCTCGGCCTGTTCTACGCCGACTTCCTCCGGTTCGGGAACCCGGGGTAG